One window from the genome of Mycolicibacterium gadium encodes:
- a CDS encoding dihydrolipoamide acetyltransferase family protein: MTPQVRDFLVPDLGEGLEDATITSWSVAVGDTVELNQTLCTVETNKAEVEIPSPFAGRITELGGGEGETLDVGAVLVRIETDTPTVVETKRKPVLVGYGADDEMDETRRTPPSTSTRPRAKPPARKLASELNVDLNALVGSGADGVITREDVLASAGRSAPSPDMVAVRGVRAEMAHRMSLSRREIPDAHASVQVDGTNLVRLRDRMCDQLGDDVPITPFVLTLRLLTIALTHHQNLNATWVDTTEGPQIHLHSAVHLGFGVAAPRGLLVPVVKDAQDKTTRELADVVARLIRDARSGTLMPTELQGSTFTVSNFGALGLDDGVPVINYPEAAILGMGSLKPRPVVVDGEVMARPTMSLTCAFDHRIIDGAQAAAFLAELRGLIEAPELALLDL, translated from the coding sequence ATGACTCCCCAGGTGCGGGACTTCCTCGTTCCTGATCTCGGTGAGGGGCTGGAGGACGCGACGATCACGAGCTGGAGCGTCGCGGTCGGCGACACCGTCGAGCTCAACCAGACGCTGTGCACGGTCGAGACCAACAAGGCCGAGGTGGAGATCCCGAGTCCGTTCGCCGGGCGGATCACCGAGCTCGGCGGCGGCGAGGGTGAAACGCTGGATGTCGGTGCGGTGCTAGTCCGTATCGAGACGGATACGCCGACGGTTGTGGAGACCAAGCGTAAACCTGTCCTTGTCGGCTACGGCGCCGACGACGAGATGGACGAAACAAGGCGAACCCCGCCGTCCACGTCGACCCGACCACGCGCGAAGCCTCCGGCGCGAAAATTGGCATCGGAGCTGAACGTCGACCTCAACGCGCTGGTGGGCTCGGGCGCCGACGGTGTCATCACCCGCGAGGACGTCTTGGCGTCGGCGGGCCGGTCCGCACCGAGCCCCGACATGGTGGCGGTGCGTGGTGTGCGGGCGGAGATGGCCCATCGAATGTCGCTGTCGCGCAGGGAGATACCCGATGCTCATGCCAGCGTACAGGTCGACGGGACGAACCTGGTGCGGCTGCGCGACCGGATGTGTGACCAGTTGGGTGACGACGTGCCGATCACACCGTTCGTACTCACGTTGCGGCTGTTGACGATTGCGCTCACCCACCACCAGAACCTCAACGCGACATGGGTGGATACCACCGAAGGTCCGCAGATCCATCTGCATTCCGCGGTGCATCTGGGATTCGGTGTCGCGGCACCGCGCGGCCTGCTGGTGCCCGTCGTCAAGGACGCCCAGGACAAGACGACCCGCGAGCTCGCCGACGTGGTCGCCCGGCTGATTCGGGACGCGCGGTCCGGCACGCTCATGCCGACCGAACTGCAGGGCTCGACGTTCACGGTGTCCAACTTCGGCGCGCTCGGGCTCGACGACGGCGTCCCGGTCATCAACTATCCGGAGGCGGCGATCCTCGGGATGGGCTCGCTGAAGCCGCGCCCCGTAGTCGTCGACGGAGAAGTCATGGCGCGCCCGACGATGTCGCTCACGTGCGCGTTTGACCATCGCATCATCGATGGCGCGCAGGCCGCCGCATTCTTGGCCGAATTGCGCGGCCTCATCGAGGCGCCCGAGCTGGCGCTGCTGGACCTCTAG
- a CDS encoding acetyl/propionyl/methylcrotonyl-CoA carboxylase subunit alpha — translation MPAKELATVLIANRGEIAVRVIRTLRAMGIRSVAVFSDADAGARHVAEADVAVNIGPAAARESYLDIDAVVAAARRTGAQAVHPGYGFLSENAQFAAALQSAGIVFIGPPVGAIETMGDKIAAKAAVSAFGVPVVPGVSRPGLTDADLIAGADEVGYPVLVKPSAGGGGKGMRVVREPTELAAALTSARREAASAFGDDTLFLERFVLNPRHIEVQVLADGFGNVVHLGERECSLQRRHQKVIEEAPSPLLDAVTRARIGAAACDTARSVQYTGAGTVEFIVSADRPDEFFFMEMNTRLQVEHPVTEMVTGVDLVEQQVLIAAGHKLPFSQDDITLTGHAIEARVYAEDPGRGFLPTGGTVLGVAEPGGRGVRVDSGLKTGTVIGSDYDPMLSKVIAHAENRAGAIRALDTALSQTAVLGVVTNIEFLRFLLADPDVVAGDLDTGLLDRRMPDFESAEPSDRELIAAAAHKWLRAWPDPVTDLWAVPSGWRLGEPAPTVLRLHCGDRTDHVYLTGIPANATAVVEDGESHVLSASLDRDVLTITLDGLRTDYMVAAVDGRTWLSGHGHTAVVDEVREAPVRPDDELGGDAELTSPMPGSVVAVGVSAGDAVEAGTVVVTVEAMKMEHALTAPVAGVVELLVAVGDQVKVGQTLARITASEKAEQA, via the coding sequence CCGTCCGCGTGATCCGCACACTGCGAGCGATGGGAATCCGTTCGGTCGCGGTGTTCAGTGACGCCGACGCCGGCGCCCGTCACGTCGCCGAAGCCGATGTGGCCGTGAACATCGGGCCTGCCGCCGCCCGGGAGAGCTATCTCGACATCGACGCGGTGGTCGCGGCGGCCCGGCGCACCGGGGCGCAGGCGGTGCACCCGGGTTACGGGTTTCTCTCGGAGAACGCACAATTCGCTGCTGCCCTGCAATCCGCGGGTATCGTGTTCATCGGCCCACCCGTCGGGGCGATCGAGACGATGGGCGACAAGATCGCCGCCAAGGCCGCGGTATCGGCATTCGGTGTGCCCGTCGTTCCCGGTGTGTCACGGCCCGGCCTCACCGACGCAGACCTGATCGCCGGTGCCGACGAGGTCGGATACCCGGTCCTGGTGAAGCCGTCCGCGGGCGGCGGCGGCAAAGGCATGCGGGTCGTGCGTGAACCGACGGAATTGGCGGCCGCGCTGACCAGCGCGCGCCGCGAGGCCGCGTCGGCCTTCGGTGACGACACCCTGTTCCTCGAGCGGTTTGTGTTGAACCCGAGGCACATCGAGGTGCAGGTGCTCGCCGACGGCTTCGGCAATGTGGTGCATCTGGGTGAACGCGAATGCAGCCTGCAACGCCGCCATCAGAAGGTGATCGAAGAGGCGCCTTCGCCACTTCTGGATGCGGTCACTCGCGCCCGCATCGGCGCCGCGGCCTGCGATACGGCCCGCAGCGTGCAATACACCGGCGCGGGCACCGTCGAGTTCATCGTGTCCGCCGACCGGCCGGACGAGTTCTTCTTCATGGAGATGAACACCCGGCTGCAGGTCGAGCACCCGGTGACCGAAATGGTCACCGGCGTCGACCTCGTCGAACAACAGGTGCTCATCGCCGCGGGGCACAAGCTGCCGTTCAGCCAGGACGACATCACTTTGACCGGGCACGCCATCGAGGCGCGCGTGTACGCCGAGGACCCCGGCCGTGGCTTCCTGCCGACCGGCGGCACCGTGCTGGGTGTTGCCGAGCCCGGTGGCCGCGGGGTGCGCGTCGACTCCGGGCTGAAAACCGGCACCGTGATCGGTAGCGACTACGACCCGATGCTGTCGAAGGTCATCGCGCACGCCGAGAACCGTGCCGGTGCCATTCGCGCCCTCGATACGGCCCTGTCGCAGACCGCTGTCCTCGGTGTCGTCACGAACATCGAGTTTTTGCGTTTTCTGCTGGCTGATCCAGACGTCGTCGCCGGGGACCTCGACACCGGTCTGCTCGACCGCCGTATGCCGGACTTCGAGTCCGCGGAGCCGAGTGACCGTGAGTTGATCGCCGCGGCCGCCCACAAGTGGCTGCGCGCCTGGCCCGACCCGGTCACCGACCTGTGGGCGGTGCCGTCGGGATGGCGGCTTGGAGAGCCCGCGCCGACGGTGCTTCGCCTGCATTGCGGTGACCGCACCGATCACGTCTACCTGACCGGGATCCCGGCGAACGCGACCGCGGTTGTCGAGGACGGTGAATCTCACGTGCTGTCAGCGTCTCTCGACCGCGACGTGCTCACGATTACCCTGGATGGGCTGCGAACCGACTACATGGTCGCGGCCGTCGACGGGCGGACCTGGCTGTCCGGCCACGGGCACACCGCCGTCGTCGACGAGGTTCGGGAAGCACCCGTGCGTCCGGACGACGAACTGGGCGGCGACGCCGAGCTGACCAGCCCAATGCCGGGGTCGGTTGTCGCCGTGGGTGTTTCCGCCGGTGACGCGGTCGAGGCCGGAACCGTCGTAGTGACCGTCGAGGCCATGAAGATGGAACACGCACTGACCGCCCCGGTCGCAGGTGTGGTCGAGCTACTCGTGGCCGTCGGCGACCAAGTCAAGGTGGGTCAGACGTTGGCCCGGATCACCGCTAGTGAGAAAGCAGAACAGGCATGA
- a CDS encoding alpha-ketoacid dehydrogenase subunit beta has translation MTQIIERPTFHGDDEPRRPLGAPPTRRVGGLTTVPDAPTLTMAQAINRALHDAMATDERVLVFGEDVATLGGVFRVTEGLTETFGEQRCFDTPLAESAIIGIAIGMAIRGLVPVPEIQFDGFAAPAFDQIVSHLAKYRMRTRGDIEMPVTIRIPSFGGIGAVEHHSESTESYWLHTAGLKVVVPSTPTDAYWLLRQSITCRDPIVFLEPKRRYWSREPVDTVTPGLPIGRAAIRRSGDDVTVVTYGPLVATAVSAAELAAQHHGWSIEVVDLRSLNPLDFDSVAESVRRTGRAVVMHEGPRTLGFGAELAARIQEELFYDLEAPVLRATGFDTPFPPARLEKLWLPGVDRLLDCVERTLEAP, from the coding sequence ATGACTCAGATCATCGAGCGGCCGACGTTCCACGGGGACGACGAACCGCGCCGACCGTTGGGGGCACCTCCCACCCGAAGGGTAGGGGGACTGACCACCGTGCCGGACGCCCCGACGCTGACCATGGCCCAAGCGATCAACCGCGCCCTGCACGACGCGATGGCGACCGATGAGCGTGTGCTCGTGTTCGGCGAAGATGTCGCCACCCTCGGCGGTGTCTTCCGGGTCACCGAGGGACTCACTGAAACCTTCGGTGAGCAAAGGTGTTTCGACACTCCGCTGGCGGAGTCGGCGATCATCGGCATCGCGATCGGCATGGCGATCCGCGGCTTGGTACCCGTTCCGGAGATTCAATTCGACGGGTTCGCCGCGCCGGCGTTCGACCAGATCGTCAGCCATCTCGCGAAGTACCGGATGCGAACCCGCGGTGACATCGAGATGCCGGTGACCATCCGGATCCCGTCGTTCGGCGGGATCGGGGCCGTCGAACACCATTCGGAGTCGACCGAGAGCTACTGGTTGCACACCGCGGGTTTGAAGGTGGTGGTGCCATCGACCCCGACCGACGCGTACTGGCTGCTGCGACAGTCGATCACGTGCCGCGATCCGATCGTCTTCCTCGAACCCAAACGCCGGTACTGGTCACGTGAGCCCGTCGACACCGTCACCCCGGGCCTGCCGATCGGGCGTGCGGCGATCCGGCGTAGCGGAGACGATGTCACGGTGGTGACCTATGGACCCCTGGTCGCCACGGCCGTCAGCGCCGCCGAACTGGCGGCGCAGCACCATGGTTGGAGCATCGAGGTCGTCGACCTGCGGTCGCTGAACCCGCTGGACTTCGATTCGGTCGCCGAATCGGTGCGGCGCACCGGTCGCGCTGTCGTCATGCACGAGGGGCCGCGGACGCTGGGCTTCGGTGCCGAACTCGCGGCGCGCATCCAGGAGGAGTTGTTCTACGACCTCGAGGCACCGGTCTTGCGCGCGACCGGATTCGACACCCCGTTCCCGCCCGCCCGGCTGGAGAAGCTGTGGCTACCGGGCGTCGACCGGCTGCTGGATTGCGTCGAGCGGACGCTGGAGGCGCCATGA
- a CDS encoding HpcH/HpaI aldolase/citrate lyase family protein, with translation MSLGNNGPGWLFCPADRPERFEKAVAAADVVILDLEDGVAAKDREAARQALIDTPLDPARTVVRINPSATPDHQLDLDALARTDYTVVMLAKTESPRQVRDLAPREVVVLIETPLGAIEVNELARMENAFAVMWGAEDLFAATGGTANRWPDGSYRDVAKHVRSQSLLAAKAFGKLALDSVYLDIKNLDGLRAESDDAVAVGFDAKVAIHPSQVAVIRSAYAPTDEQVDWARRVLEAANSQRGVFQFDGQMVDMPVLRRAERIMALVPDNPA, from the coding sequence ATGTCGTTGGGCAACAACGGGCCGGGCTGGCTGTTCTGTCCGGCCGATCGACCCGAACGATTCGAGAAGGCAGTCGCCGCAGCCGATGTCGTGATCCTCGACCTCGAGGACGGGGTTGCCGCCAAGGATCGCGAAGCCGCGCGCCAGGCGCTGATCGACACCCCGCTGGATCCGGCGCGCACGGTGGTCCGGATCAACCCGAGCGCGACGCCGGACCATCAACTCGACCTCGATGCATTGGCACGCACCGACTACACGGTCGTGATGCTGGCGAAAACCGAATCACCCCGCCAGGTCCGCGATCTGGCGCCGCGTGAGGTGGTTGTGCTGATCGAGACGCCGCTGGGGGCAATCGAAGTCAACGAGCTGGCCCGCATGGAGAATGCGTTCGCCGTGATGTGGGGTGCCGAGGATCTTTTCGCGGCCACCGGCGGTACCGCCAATCGCTGGCCCGACGGCAGCTACCGCGATGTGGCGAAGCATGTGCGGTCGCAGAGCCTGCTGGCGGCCAAGGCGTTCGGAAAGCTGGCGTTGGACTCGGTGTATCTCGACATCAAGAATCTCGACGGGTTGCGCGCCGAGAGCGACGATGCTGTCGCCGTCGGATTCGACGCCAAGGTCGCCATCCATCCGTCCCAGGTCGCGGTGATCCGGTCCGCGTACGCGCCGACCGACGAACAGGTCGACTGGGCGCGTCGGGTGCTCGAGGCGGCGAACTCGCAGCGCGGTGTCTTCCAGTTCGACGGCCAGATGGTCGACATGCCGGTGTTACGGCGGGCCGAACGCATCATGGCCCTCGTTCCGGACAATCCCGCCTAA
- a CDS encoding enoyl-CoA hydratase → MSDLVLVHVDHHVAVITINDPDRRNAVTFEISAALRAAVDAAEANEEVHAVVVTGAGKAFCAGANLTALGEATEDGLRVIYDGFLAVANCTLPTIAAVNGAAVGAGLNLALAADVRIAGPHALFDPRFQKLGIHPGGGATWMLQRAVGPQVARASLLFGMSFDAEAAVRHGLALKVAEDPVAAARELAAGPAAAPREVVLATKASMRATANPGFIDSDQHRIAVDTELGPQATSIESPEFARRLDAAKRR, encoded by the coding sequence GTGTCTGATCTCGTACTGGTTCACGTCGACCACCACGTCGCCGTCATCACCATCAATGACCCCGACCGCCGCAATGCGGTCACGTTCGAGATCTCAGCGGCGTTGCGCGCCGCGGTGGATGCCGCCGAAGCCAACGAAGAAGTGCACGCGGTGGTCGTCACCGGCGCCGGGAAAGCGTTCTGCGCCGGGGCGAATCTCACCGCGCTCGGCGAGGCCACCGAGGACGGCCTGCGCGTGATCTACGACGGATTCCTCGCGGTAGCCAACTGCACGCTGCCGACGATCGCCGCCGTCAACGGCGCGGCTGTCGGCGCCGGGTTGAACCTCGCACTAGCCGCCGATGTCCGCATCGCCGGTCCCCACGCGCTTTTCGATCCGCGCTTCCAGAAGCTGGGCATCCATCCCGGCGGCGGTGCCACGTGGATGCTGCAGCGCGCGGTCGGCCCGCAGGTGGCCCGCGCGTCGCTGCTGTTCGGGATGAGCTTCGACGCCGAGGCGGCAGTGCGCCACGGACTCGCGCTCAAGGTCGCCGAGGACCCCGTGGCCGCCGCGCGCGAACTCGCCGCGGGACCGGCCGCCGCGCCGCGCGAGGTGGTTCTCGCGACCAAAGCCTCGATGCGCGCTACCGCCAACCCCGGATTCATCGACAGCGACCAGCACCGCATCGCGGTGGACACGGAGTTGGGCCCGCAGGCGACGTCCATCGAATCACCGGAGTTCGCGCGCCGACTCGACGCCGCCAAGCGCCGGTGA
- a CDS encoding acyl-CoA dehydrogenase family protein, which yields MSDFLATGMLPDHYEQLAKTVRDFAQSVVAPVAAKHDEEHSFPYQVVAGMADMGLFGLPFPEEYGGMGGDYFALCLALEELGKVDQSVAVTLEAGVSLGAMPVYRFGNEEQKQQWLPLLASGKALGAFGLTEAGGGTDAGATKTTAKLDDGHWIINGSKQFITNSGTDITKLVTVTAVTGQTDRRKEISSILVPVPTPGFTAEPAYNKVGWNASDTHPLSFDDVRVPQENLLGERGRGYANFLRILDEGRIAIAALSVGAAQGCVDECVKYAKEREAFGQKIGAHQAIAFKIARMEARAHSARTAYYDAAALMLAGKPFKKAAAIAKLVASEAAMDNSRDATQVFGGYGFMNEYAVARHYRDSKILEIGEGTTEVQLMLIAREAGL from the coding sequence ATGAGCGATTTTCTGGCGACGGGCATGCTGCCCGATCACTATGAGCAGCTGGCCAAGACGGTCCGCGACTTCGCGCAGAGCGTGGTGGCGCCCGTCGCCGCCAAACACGATGAAGAGCACTCGTTTCCGTACCAAGTCGTCGCCGGCATGGCCGATATGGGGTTGTTCGGCCTGCCGTTCCCCGAGGAATACGGCGGCATGGGCGGTGACTACTTCGCGCTCTGCCTGGCGCTGGAGGAACTCGGCAAGGTCGATCAGAGCGTGGCCGTCACGCTGGAGGCCGGAGTTTCGCTGGGCGCCATGCCGGTGTACCGCTTTGGCAACGAGGAGCAGAAGCAGCAGTGGCTGCCGTTGCTGGCGAGCGGCAAGGCGCTCGGTGCGTTCGGCCTGACCGAGGCCGGTGGCGGCACCGATGCGGGCGCGACGAAGACCACGGCCAAGCTCGACGACGGGCACTGGATAATCAACGGCTCCAAGCAGTTCATCACCAACTCGGGGACCGACATCACCAAGCTCGTCACCGTCACGGCGGTCACGGGGCAAACGGACCGTAGGAAAGAGATCTCGTCGATCCTGGTGCCCGTGCCGACACCGGGTTTCACCGCAGAGCCGGCGTACAACAAGGTCGGATGGAATGCGTCCGACACCCACCCGCTGAGTTTCGACGACGTGCGGGTACCGCAGGAGAACCTGCTCGGTGAGCGGGGCCGCGGTTACGCCAACTTCCTGCGCATCCTCGACGAGGGCCGCATCGCCATCGCCGCGTTGTCGGTCGGCGCCGCGCAGGGTTGCGTCGACGAATGCGTGAAGTACGCCAAGGAGCGGGAGGCGTTCGGTCAGAAGATCGGCGCCCACCAGGCAATCGCGTTCAAGATTGCTCGCATGGAGGCGCGTGCACACTCCGCCCGAACTGCGTACTACGACGCGGCGGCCTTGATGTTGGCTGGCAAGCCGTTCAAGAAGGCCGCGGCAATCGCCAAGCTGGTGGCCAGCGAGGCGGCCATGGACAACTCCCGCGATGCCACGCAGGTGTTCGGCGGCTACGGCTTCATGAACGAGTATGCGGTCGCACGTCACTACCGCGACAGTAAGATCCTCGAAATCGGCGAGGGCACAACGGAGGTGCAGCTTATGCTGATCGCACGCGAGGCCGGCCTGTGA
- the pdhA gene encoding pyruvate dehydrogenase (acetyl-transferring) E1 component subunit alpha, which produces MAGIDATPRTHTSRLGVELDPIQLVAPDGTPTAESRYRRDLPPETQAWLYESMVVTRELDTEFVNLQRQGELALFASCRGQEAAQIGTAACLPKTDWLFPQYREIGAFLLRGLTPAQMGAVWRGKWHGGLGFTEKCVAPISIPIGTQGLHAVGAAMAAQRLGEDSVTLTFMGDGATSEGDAHEALNFAAVFNAPCIFVVQNNHWAISVPVHRQQAGPSIAHRAIGYGMPGVRVDGNDVLACYAVAAEAAKRARGGGGPTLIEAITYRMGPHTTSDDPTRYRSDEELDYWAARDPIQRYRTYLQSVGVWSERLEERVAAKSKRLRAELRESIVDADDFDITDVFDTVYHDITPDLLAQREQVLAEIAKEA; this is translated from the coding sequence ATGGCAGGGATCGACGCGACCCCGCGGACGCACACGTCACGACTTGGCGTCGAGCTGGACCCGATACAGCTGGTGGCTCCCGACGGGACGCCCACTGCCGAGTCCCGATACCGAAGAGACCTCCCGCCCGAGACCCAGGCCTGGCTCTACGAGTCGATGGTCGTCACCCGCGAACTGGACACCGAGTTCGTCAACCTGCAGCGACAGGGTGAGCTGGCACTGTTTGCATCCTGCCGCGGTCAGGAGGCCGCGCAGATCGGAACCGCAGCCTGCCTGCCCAAGACCGACTGGCTGTTCCCGCAGTACCGAGAGATCGGCGCGTTTCTGCTGCGCGGACTCACACCGGCGCAGATGGGAGCGGTCTGGCGCGGCAAATGGCACGGGGGGCTCGGGTTCACCGAGAAGTGCGTCGCGCCGATCTCGATCCCGATCGGAACCCAGGGTCTGCATGCGGTCGGCGCGGCGATGGCGGCGCAACGGCTGGGCGAGGATTCGGTGACCTTGACGTTCATGGGCGACGGCGCCACCAGCGAAGGCGACGCGCACGAGGCGCTGAACTTCGCGGCGGTGTTCAACGCGCCATGCATCTTCGTTGTGCAGAACAACCACTGGGCGATCTCGGTCCCGGTCCACCGGCAGCAGGCCGGACCGTCCATCGCCCACCGCGCCATCGGCTACGGGATGCCCGGAGTTCGGGTCGACGGCAACGACGTGCTGGCCTGTTACGCCGTGGCGGCCGAGGCCGCCAAACGCGCCAGGGGCGGTGGCGGCCCGACGCTAATCGAGGCGATCACCTATCGGATGGGTCCGCACACCACCTCCGACGACCCCACCCGTTACCGGTCCGACGAGGAACTCGATTACTGGGCGGCGCGCGACCCGATTCAGCGCTACCGGACGTACCTGCAGTCGGTAGGTGTGTGGAGCGAGCGGCTCGAGGAGCGGGTTGCCGCCAAATCGAAGCGATTACGCGCCGAGCTGCGGGAGTCGATCGTCGACGCCGACGATTTCGACATCACCGACGTGTTCGACACCGTCTACCACGACATCACCCCGGACCTGCTGGCGCAGCGAGAACAGGTGCTGGCGGAGATCGCGAAGGAGGCCTGA
- a CDS encoding MaoC family dehydratase, translating to MSGREESKKVIVQRGLWFEEFETDVLYQHRPGRTITEADNVLFTTLTMNTQALHLDAAFSDALPPFNQRLVNSMFTLSTLVGLSVAQLTQGTIVGNLGFGEVAFPKPLFHGDTLYAETEITEKRESKSRPGEGIVTFSHVGRNQHGDIVATASRKTMVRKRPEGAA from the coding sequence GTGAGTGGACGAGAAGAGTCCAAGAAAGTCATTGTCCAGCGCGGTCTGTGGTTCGAGGAGTTCGAAACCGATGTGCTGTACCAGCACCGGCCGGGGAGGACCATCACCGAGGCGGACAACGTCCTGTTCACCACGCTGACGATGAACACCCAGGCGCTGCACCTGGATGCTGCGTTCTCCGATGCGCTGCCTCCGTTCAACCAGCGGTTGGTCAACTCGATGTTCACGCTGTCGACTCTGGTCGGGTTGTCGGTGGCGCAGCTGACGCAGGGCACGATCGTCGGAAACCTCGGCTTCGGTGAAGTCGCGTTCCCGAAGCCGCTGTTCCACGGCGACACGCTGTACGCCGAGACCGAGATCACCGAGAAGCGCGAATCGAAGAGCAGGCCGGGGGAGGGCATCGTCACCTTCTCCCACGTCGGCCGCAATCAGCACGGCGACATCGTGGCGACCGCGTCCCGCAAGACCATGGTGCGCAAGCGGCCCGAGGGAGCAGCCTGA